The proteins below come from a single Tachypleus tridentatus isolate NWPU-2018 chromosome 13, ASM421037v1, whole genome shotgun sequence genomic window:
- the abo gene encoding de-etiolated protein 1 abo isoform X2: MTGQARLEKLVLVNKPRHRSSEISSSGHLAFSVGVAEHHAFSTARQSSIEEQGICSRKIPAQNIVSRLIQRETYPAKQSVTQFHVSRTFHQNVFPNFTVVNVEKPPCFLRKFSPSGYHFVAFSSDQTSIEIYEYRGPSAAEELLKNIPGEHTAEGNDQNTLYIRSKIFEHFFKLKHVVSIASNGEQLNRECSLFTDDGRFVIVGSAAYIPDEPYPLFFDIYRNSESVSPNPRSPLEDYSLHLVDLFEGKLCDKRTFKTDKIFLSHNQGLYLYKNTLAVLSVQHQTIHIFQVTPEGNFIDVRTIGRFCYEDDEFLISSLFMSEGNSRFSIHRPYREVSINSLKHRLLVFLFKQALSESNSTGSPRPLRKFYQYFDQFRQLRMWKMQLLDENHLLIKYASEEVVTLRLSYPNTQPSFFVVYNMESTEVIAFYDYTSEELLDLFENFCDMFRNALHSQAQLTCSPSNNNYSRLNQYRFKQTIINARNGGPTEAVKRLLAQLPISSQSYTSSPYLDLALFSYDDKWVSVMERPKSCGDHPIRFYARDSGLLKFKIHAGLQGHNPPPAARRLVAFTFHPFDPFAISVQRTNAEYVVNFHIRHIPTGE, from the exons ATGACAG GACAAGCTCGTTTAGAGAAGTTGGTTCTTGTAAACAAGCCAAGGCATCGCAGTTCAGAGATATCCAGCAGTGGTCACCTTGCATTTTCTGTAGGAGTGGCAGAACATCATGCTTTTAGCACTGCAAGGCAGTCAAGTATAGAAGAACAAGGAATATGCTCAAGGAAAATTCCAGCCCAAAACATAGTATCTAGACTCATCCAGAGAGAAACTTATCCAGCCAAACAGTCTGTGACTCAGTTTCACGTTTCTCGGACATTTCATCAAAATGTCTTTCCTAATTTTACAGTTGTAAATGTTGAAAAACCCCCATGTTTTCTGAGAAAGTTTTCCCCTAGTGGTTATCATTTTGTTGCTTTTTCTTCAGATCAAACTTCAATTGAAATATATGAATATCGTGGTCCATCAGCAGCTGAAGAGCTGCTTAAAAATATTCCGGGGGAGCACACTGCAGAGGGAAATGATCAAAATACACTCTATATTCGTAGTAAAATATTTGAGCATTTTTTCAAACTGAAGCATGTCGTAAGCATTGCTTCAAATGGGGAGCAGCTTAACAGAGAGTGTAGCCTTTTCACTGATGATGGAAGATTTGTAATAGTAGGTTCTGCTGCATACATTCCTGATGAACCTTATCcattattttttgatatatatcGAAATAGTGAATCTGTGTCTCCGAACCCACGTTCTCCTTTAGAGGACTATTCTTTACACTTAGTAGATTTATTTGAAGGAAAGCTTTGCGACAAAAGAACGTTTAAGacagacaaaatatttttgtcacataACCAAGgtctttatttgtataaaaataccCTTGCTGTTCTTTCTGTTCAGCATCAAACAATTCACATTTTTCAGGTGACTCCTGAGGGAAATTTTATTGATGTCAGAACAATTGGAAGATTTTGTTATGAAGATGATGAGTTCTTGATATCTTCTTTGTTCATGAGTGAAGGGAATTCCAGATTTTCAATTCATAGGCCTTACCGAGAAGTTTCAATCAACTCTCTGAAGCATAGGTTGttggtgtttttgtttaaacAAGCTTTGTCAGAAAGCAATAGCACTGGTTCCCCTAGACCTTTAAGaaagttttatcagtattttgatCAGTTTCGCCAGCTAAGGATGTGGAAAATGCAGTTACTTGATGAAAATCATTTACTGATAAAATACGCCAGTGAAGAAGTTGTAACGTTACGACTTTCGTACCCAAATACACAACCGTCATTTTTTGTTGTATACAATATGGAATCGACAGAAGTTATTGCTTTTTATGATTATACTTCAGAAGAACTCTTAGACTTGTTTGAGAATTTCTGTGACATGTTCCGTAATGCTCTGCACTCTCAAGCACAACTGACTTGTTCTCCATCTAATAACAACTACTCTCGCTTAAATCAGTACAGATTTAAACAGACCATCATTAATGCTCGTAATGGTGGTCCTACAGAAGCTGTAAAGAGGTTACTTGCACAGTTGCCCATCAGTTCACAGTCGTACACCAGCAGTCCCTATTTAGACCTGGCTCTTTTTAGCTATGATGACAAGTGGGTTTCAGTGATGGAAAGGCCTAAAAGCTGTGGAGATCATCCAATTAG gTTTTATGCACGAGATTCTGGACTTCTGAAATTCAAAATTCATGCTGGATTACAAGGACACAACCCTCCACCAGCAGCAAGACGGCTAGTTGCCTTTACGTTTCATCCTTTTGATCCATTTGCAATAAGTGTACAAAGGACAAATGCTGAATATGTTGTAAATTTTCACATAAGGCATATACCAACAGGAGAATAG
- the abo gene encoding de-etiolated protein 1 abo isoform X1 codes for MELLVCQGQARLEKLVLVNKPRHRSSEISSSGHLAFSVGVAEHHAFSTARQSSIEEQGICSRKIPAQNIVSRLIQRETYPAKQSVTQFHVSRTFHQNVFPNFTVVNVEKPPCFLRKFSPSGYHFVAFSSDQTSIEIYEYRGPSAAEELLKNIPGEHTAEGNDQNTLYIRSKIFEHFFKLKHVVSIASNGEQLNRECSLFTDDGRFVIVGSAAYIPDEPYPLFFDIYRNSESVSPNPRSPLEDYSLHLVDLFEGKLCDKRTFKTDKIFLSHNQGLYLYKNTLAVLSVQHQTIHIFQVTPEGNFIDVRTIGRFCYEDDEFLISSLFMSEGNSRFSIHRPYREVSINSLKHRLLVFLFKQALSESNSTGSPRPLRKFYQYFDQFRQLRMWKMQLLDENHLLIKYASEEVVTLRLSYPNTQPSFFVVYNMESTEVIAFYDYTSEELLDLFENFCDMFRNALHSQAQLTCSPSNNNYSRLNQYRFKQTIINARNGGPTEAVKRLLAQLPISSQSYTSSPYLDLALFSYDDKWVSVMERPKSCGDHPIRFYARDSGLLKFKIHAGLQGHNPPPAARRLVAFTFHPFDPFAISVQRTNAEYVVNFHIRHIPTGE; via the exons ATGGAGCTGTTGGTCTGTCAAG GACAAGCTCGTTTAGAGAAGTTGGTTCTTGTAAACAAGCCAAGGCATCGCAGTTCAGAGATATCCAGCAGTGGTCACCTTGCATTTTCTGTAGGAGTGGCAGAACATCATGCTTTTAGCACTGCAAGGCAGTCAAGTATAGAAGAACAAGGAATATGCTCAAGGAAAATTCCAGCCCAAAACATAGTATCTAGACTCATCCAGAGAGAAACTTATCCAGCCAAACAGTCTGTGACTCAGTTTCACGTTTCTCGGACATTTCATCAAAATGTCTTTCCTAATTTTACAGTTGTAAATGTTGAAAAACCCCCATGTTTTCTGAGAAAGTTTTCCCCTAGTGGTTATCATTTTGTTGCTTTTTCTTCAGATCAAACTTCAATTGAAATATATGAATATCGTGGTCCATCAGCAGCTGAAGAGCTGCTTAAAAATATTCCGGGGGAGCACACTGCAGAGGGAAATGATCAAAATACACTCTATATTCGTAGTAAAATATTTGAGCATTTTTTCAAACTGAAGCATGTCGTAAGCATTGCTTCAAATGGGGAGCAGCTTAACAGAGAGTGTAGCCTTTTCACTGATGATGGAAGATTTGTAATAGTAGGTTCTGCTGCATACATTCCTGATGAACCTTATCcattattttttgatatatatcGAAATAGTGAATCTGTGTCTCCGAACCCACGTTCTCCTTTAGAGGACTATTCTTTACACTTAGTAGATTTATTTGAAGGAAAGCTTTGCGACAAAAGAACGTTTAAGacagacaaaatatttttgtcacataACCAAGgtctttatttgtataaaaataccCTTGCTGTTCTTTCTGTTCAGCATCAAACAATTCACATTTTTCAGGTGACTCCTGAGGGAAATTTTATTGATGTCAGAACAATTGGAAGATTTTGTTATGAAGATGATGAGTTCTTGATATCTTCTTTGTTCATGAGTGAAGGGAATTCCAGATTTTCAATTCATAGGCCTTACCGAGAAGTTTCAATCAACTCTCTGAAGCATAGGTTGttggtgtttttgtttaaacAAGCTTTGTCAGAAAGCAATAGCACTGGTTCCCCTAGACCTTTAAGaaagttttatcagtattttgatCAGTTTCGCCAGCTAAGGATGTGGAAAATGCAGTTACTTGATGAAAATCATTTACTGATAAAATACGCCAGTGAAGAAGTTGTAACGTTACGACTTTCGTACCCAAATACACAACCGTCATTTTTTGTTGTATACAATATGGAATCGACAGAAGTTATTGCTTTTTATGATTATACTTCAGAAGAACTCTTAGACTTGTTTGAGAATTTCTGTGACATGTTCCGTAATGCTCTGCACTCTCAAGCACAACTGACTTGTTCTCCATCTAATAACAACTACTCTCGCTTAAATCAGTACAGATTTAAACAGACCATCATTAATGCTCGTAATGGTGGTCCTACAGAAGCTGTAAAGAGGTTACTTGCACAGTTGCCCATCAGTTCACAGTCGTACACCAGCAGTCCCTATTTAGACCTGGCTCTTTTTAGCTATGATGACAAGTGGGTTTCAGTGATGGAAAGGCCTAAAAGCTGTGGAGATCATCCAATTAG gTTTTATGCACGAGATTCTGGACTTCTGAAATTCAAAATTCATGCTGGATTACAAGGACACAACCCTCCACCAGCAGCAAGACGGCTAGTTGCCTTTACGTTTCATCCTTTTGATCCATTTGCAATAAGTGTACAAAGGACAAATGCTGAATATGTTGTAAATTTTCACATAAGGCATATACCAACAGGAGAATAG